A single region of the Pseudothermotoga sp. genome encodes:
- a CDS encoding YqeG family HAD IIIA-type phosphatase → MGLFDLFKPNEFVDDLKQLNIEKYLSSGKDVFIFDFDNTLGLWRNAEIKDEFKALLESLKLKGAEVLIVSNGRPRRVMNLDGFNIVWRAGKPFSKRLKDVFKRFDPSRVVLIGDQIFTDVVTGKRFGFYTIKVKPLSEEEFFGTKILRFFEKILLKILRGKTENEM, encoded by the coding sequence GTGGGATTATTTGATTTGTTCAAGCCGAATGAATTCGTGGACGATTTGAAGCAACTCAACATTGAAAAATATCTCTCATCGGGAAAGGATGTTTTCATCTTCGATTTTGACAACACCTTGGGTTTGTGGAGGAACGCCGAGATAAAAGATGAGTTCAAAGCTCTGTTGGAAAGTTTGAAACTGAAAGGAGCCGAGGTACTGATAGTGTCTAATGGGCGGCCAAGACGAGTGATGAATTTGGATGGCTTCAACATTGTGTGGCGCGCTGGAAAACCTTTTTCAAAAAGACTGAAGGATGTGTTCAAACGATTCGATCCCTCCCGGGTCGTTCTCATAGGAGATCAAATCTTCACCGATGTGGTTACTGGGAAAAGGTTCGGCTTCTATACAATCAAAGTGAAACCGCTGTCAGAAGAAGAATTCTTCGGCACGAAGATATTGAGATTTTTTGAGAAAATTCTGCTCAAAATTTTGAGAGGGAAGACGGAAAATGAAATGTGA
- a CDS encoding DUF4911 domain-containing protein — protein sequence MEYDVYLRMNSDDVHTLSYILEVEDNLLNMRKYQNGLLRILVPADLLDQLLGFLQNVRSYVNFELVDVRLNRGII from the coding sequence ATGGAATACGATGTGTATCTGAGAATGAACAGCGATGATGTTCATACTTTGAGTTATATCCTCGAAGTGGAAGATAATCTTTTGAACATGAGAAAATACCAGAACGGTCTATTGAGGATACTGGTTCCTGCTGATCTTCTCGACCAACTGCTTGGATTTTTGCAGAATGTGAGAAGCTATGTGAACTTTGAATTAGTGGACGTGAGGCTCAACCGTGGGATTATTTGA
- a CDS encoding M20 family metallopeptidase, translating into MIEPDVLGLKDELVQLRRTFHMYPEIEFELHRTSKLVADYLESIGLEVKRNIARTGVVALLKGNKPGKTLMLRADMDALPLQELNDVPYKSKIDGAMHSCGHDGHTAMLLVAAKVLASRKDRIAGNIKFVFQPSEERFPPGGAIPMIEEGVLENPKVDMAFGIHLWNALPVGTVGLRAGPLLAAADEFKIILKGKGGHGAYPHACRDPIVAASELVLAFQTVVSRSVDPLESAVVTVGKLQSGTAFNIIPETAILEGTVRTLNEQIRGVVKKRMERIIRGVCEAHEIDFELDYKDGTAVLINDAELTKMVRKVAEEVVGKENVVEVPPSMGGEDMSFFLQKVPGVFYLVGSANPAKGLDKPHHSPYFDIDEDALLIGTQMHVSLVMKISGEDA; encoded by the coding sequence GTGATCGAACCTGATGTGCTAGGGTTAAAGGATGAACTCGTACAATTACGCAGAACTTTTCACATGTATCCTGAAATCGAGTTTGAACTGCACAGGACTTCCAAACTTGTAGCGGATTATCTAGAATCAATAGGTTTAGAAGTGAAACGTAACATAGCAAGGACAGGCGTAGTTGCCCTTTTGAAGGGTAATAAGCCTGGAAAAACGCTCATGCTGAGGGCAGATATGGATGCTCTGCCGTTGCAGGAATTGAACGACGTACCTTACAAATCGAAGATCGATGGTGCGATGCACTCTTGTGGTCATGACGGCCACACCGCAATGCTCCTCGTCGCTGCAAAAGTCCTTGCAAGTAGAAAAGATAGAATCGCTGGGAACATTAAGTTTGTCTTTCAACCATCCGAAGAACGATTCCCACCAGGTGGAGCAATTCCAATGATAGAGGAGGGGGTGTTAGAAAATCCAAAGGTTGACATGGCTTTTGGTATTCATCTTTGGAACGCTTTGCCTGTGGGAACCGTTGGCTTGAGAGCTGGGCCTCTGTTGGCAGCGGCCGATGAGTTCAAAATAATTCTGAAAGGTAAAGGGGGGCACGGTGCTTATCCGCACGCATGTAGAGATCCTATCGTTGCAGCGAGTGAATTAGTACTTGCATTCCAAACCGTTGTGAGCAGAAGCGTTGACCCATTGGAAAGTGCCGTTGTGACTGTAGGAAAACTGCAATCCGGAACAGCGTTCAACATTATCCCCGAGACTGCCATCCTAGAGGGAACCGTGAGAACTTTGAATGAACAGATCCGCGGCGTGGTGAAAAAGAGAATGGAACGAATCATTCGTGGTGTTTGCGAAGCTCACGAAATAGACTTTGAGCTTGATTACAAGGATGGAACAGCTGTGTTGATCAACGACGCTGAGTTGACAAAGATGGTGAGAAAAGTTGCCGAAGAAGTCGTTGGAAAAGAAAATGTCGTTGAAGTACCACCATCGATGGGAGGAGAAGATATGTCCTTCTTTTTGCAGAAAGTTCCTGGTGTTTTCTACTTGGTTGGTTCTGCAAACCCAGCGAAAGGGCTTGACAAACCACACCATTCTCCATACTTCGATATAGATGAAGATGCTCTCCTTATAGGTACACAAATGCATGTGAGTTTGGTGATGAAAATTTCAGGGGAAGATGCATGA
- a CDS encoding anaerobic ribonucleoside-triphosphate reductase activating protein, whose protein sequence is MKFAKSILTSFCDYPGSIATVVFTVGCNFRCPYCYNQDLVLERVETVSDQEALQEIFRRKITSSIVITGGEPTIHRDLPIFIRHLKKKGYSLKLDTNGSNPQMVDELLKEELLDYVALDIKSSPENFQTISGLDESTAKEIFRRILDTLDLLNNSSVRFEIRTTFVPGLINETDLKEIKKIIGNKPWYIQRFKPYKTLSSLTNYALEEKKLRRLVDELGAELR, encoded by the coding sequence TTGAAATTTGCAAAAAGCATTCTCACAAGTTTTTGTGACTATCCTGGATCCATCGCAACAGTAGTGTTCACTGTGGGATGCAACTTTCGCTGTCCGTATTGTTACAATCAAGATTTGGTGCTGGAACGTGTTGAAACTGTAAGCGATCAAGAAGCATTACAAGAGATTTTCAGAAGAAAAATTACTTCGAGCATCGTTATCACTGGTGGGGAACCAACGATTCATCGAGATCTTCCGATTTTCATTCGCCATTTGAAAAAGAAAGGTTATTCTCTAAAACTCGATACGAACGGGAGTAACCCTCAAATGGTTGATGAACTTTTGAAAGAAGAACTTCTCGATTATGTGGCACTCGATATCAAGTCTAGTCCTGAGAATTTTCAAACAATATCAGGTCTTGATGAAAGTACAGCGAAAGAAATCTTCAGGCGAATTCTCGACACTTTGGATTTGCTCAATAATTCATCAGTTCGATTCGAAATTAGAACAACCTTCGTGCCCGGATTGATAAACGAGACAGACTTAAAGGAAATTAAAAAGATCATAGGAAACAAGCCTTGGTACATACAACGTTTCAAACCTTACAAGACCTTATCATCTCTGACCAACTATGCTTTGGAAGAAAAAAAGCTCAGAAGGCTTGTTGACGAACTTGGAGCGGAACTCAGATGA
- a CDS encoding phosphate propanoyltransferase: MNVRKKEPGIVVGVSNRHVHLSREDLDILFGKGYELKPIKNLGQPGQFAADEKVIIVGPKGAIEGVRVLGPVRKDTQVEVSRTDAFKLGLNPPVRDSGDIEGSPGIVIVGPKGVVVKEKGVILAKRHIHMHPQDAARYNVKDKDLVKVLCEKEGRKLIFDDVLIRVSEKFALEFHVDTDEANAALLNNGDLVWIIE; this comes from the coding sequence ATGAACGTGAGAAAGAAAGAACCAGGCATTGTTGTGGGTGTAAGTAACAGACATGTACATCTTTCAAGAGAGGATCTAGACATTTTGTTCGGCAAAGGCTACGAACTGAAACCGATCAAAAATCTTGGTCAACCGGGACAATTCGCTGCGGATGAAAAAGTTATAATCGTCGGACCCAAAGGTGCCATCGAAGGTGTGAGAGTTCTAGGACCTGTCAGAAAAGACACGCAAGTCGAAGTATCCAGGACTGATGCTTTCAAGCTCGGCTTGAATCCGCCCGTGAGGGATTCAGGTGACATAGAGGGTTCACCGGGTATCGTAATCGTTGGCCCAAAAGGTGTTGTGGTGAAAGAAAAAGGTGTCATACTCGCCAAGAGACACATCCACATGCACCCACAGGATGCTGCGCGTTACAACGTTAAAGACAAAGATTTGGTGAAAGTACTGTGCGAGAAAGAAGGCCGTAAACTCATTTTCGACGATGTGTTGATCAGAGTGAGCGAAAAATTCGCCTTGGAATTTCATGTGGACACAGACGAAGCTAATGCGGCTCTTTTGAACAATGGTGATCTTGTGTGGATAATAGAATAA
- the rplI gene encoding 50S ribosomal protein L9, producing MRVILLKDVPGTGKTGEIKEVADGYARNYLIPKGLAKPATESEIKRIENEKVMKEHKENLAKKRSEDLLRQLQRKIHKIEAKTGVGGKLFGALTSAVLAELLSKSVGTEIDKRWIELEKPIKEVGLYDVKLRLPGGVKGVVKVEVITESKE from the coding sequence GTGAGGGTGATACTGCTCAAGGATGTTCCGGGTACCGGTAAAACTGGTGAGATCAAGGAAGTTGCGGATGGATATGCGAGGAACTACCTAATACCGAAAGGTCTTGCAAAGCCAGCAACTGAGAGTGAGATCAAAAGAATAGAAAATGAAAAGGTTATGAAAGAGCACAAAGAAAACTTGGCAAAAAAAAGGAGCGAAGATCTCTTGAGACAACTTCAAAGGAAGATCCATAAAATCGAAGCCAAAACCGGAGTCGGAGGTAAACTCTTTGGTGCTCTAACAAGTGCGGTGCTGGCAGAGCTCCTCAGTAAGAGTGTTGGAACAGAAATTGACAAAAGATGGATCGAGCTCGAAAAACCCATTAAAGAAGTTGGATTGTACGATGTGAAATTGAGACTCCCAGGAGGAGTCAAAGGTGTAGTAAAAGTAGAAGTCATAACTGAATCAAAGGAGTGA
- a CDS encoding YdcF family protein, which produces MIVVQKIIEAFLLPPGLFVTVPLILGLSWLKNSKTKASLLLLFAAFNYVLTTSVGSFLFVKPLEMSFRKTIPSTCDAVIVLGGGVIKNPDGYELRSHTFKRFIEAVELAKNFDAILIVSGGTLPGLSQESEAIVMAKLAKEFGVPEEKVLIDDKSKNTYENAKNIANLIKNRDLKRIILVASAVHMKRAMMSFEKFKITAQPYPVDYLCDHGPLSWVDFIPTRESSHANMLGLHELIGLLWYKLLIRVHLSSAPSSSTSLLSFFSSKA; this is translated from the coding sequence ATGATCGTTGTTCAAAAAATAATCGAAGCTTTTCTTTTACCGCCAGGTTTGTTTGTGACTGTACCATTGATATTGGGACTGAGTTGGTTAAAAAATTCTAAGACTAAAGCTTCACTACTTCTGCTTTTCGCAGCGTTCAACTACGTCCTCACAACGAGTGTCGGGTCTTTTTTGTTCGTCAAGCCGTTAGAGATGAGTTTTCGTAAAACGATACCGTCCACCTGTGACGCGGTTATCGTGCTCGGTGGAGGTGTAATTAAAAATCCAGATGGTTATGAACTACGCTCTCATACGTTTAAAAGATTCATCGAAGCCGTTGAACTTGCGAAAAATTTCGATGCTATCTTGATAGTTTCCGGTGGAACATTGCCGGGATTATCACAAGAATCTGAAGCCATCGTTATGGCAAAACTGGCAAAAGAATTTGGAGTACCAGAGGAAAAAGTGTTGATCGATGATAAAAGCAAGAACACTTACGAGAACGCAAAAAATATAGCAAACTTGATAAAGAACAGAGATCTCAAAAGAATCATCCTAGTAGCTTCCGCAGTACATATGAAAAGGGCAATGATGAGTTTTGAAAAGTTCAAGATCACAGCTCAACCATATCCGGTTGACTACCTTTGCGATCACGGCCCACTGAGTTGGGTTGATTTCATACCAACTAGAGAATCTTCGCACGCTAATATGCTGGGATTACACGAACTTATCGGACTCCTTTGGTACAAGTTACTGATCCGAGTTCATCTGAGTTCCGCTCCAAGTTCGTCAACAAGCCTTCTGAGCTTTTTTTCTTCCAAAGCATAG
- the yqeH gene encoding ribosome biogenesis GTPase YqeH: MKCEGCGAELQCENETLPGYIPREVLESKVLSGEKILCQRCFRARHYGKLMPVHLKDFSQQLREIINSMNIDIVVWVLDITDFEGSYDSMISAILRDVRKIFVVNKIDLLPRAVTVKEIEGWVRKNLNEESFEIILTSATKNYGLKKLFESISKFQRVLFIGVTNVGKSSLFKKITGADVSITPFPGTTLGLIHAKIFKTNLYDSPGITTGRRVIDLLKPDSQKKLVPVKHLSRYTFKPEKDRVIFLGGLCRLDVNFESEMRPIFQVFASESVKFHETSETKADELWRKLYGKLLTPPFDPEELSMESLNFQEKTFELNVAEELSIAGLGWLSVRRGPLEICLKTIDGIYVRKREALINPLRKER, translated from the coding sequence ATGAAATGTGAGGGTTGTGGTGCAGAACTTCAATGTGAGAATGAAACGCTTCCAGGATACATACCAAGAGAAGTGCTTGAAAGCAAAGTGCTTTCTGGCGAGAAAATTCTCTGCCAGAGATGTTTTAGAGCCAGACATTATGGAAAATTGATGCCTGTACACTTGAAAGATTTTTCTCAACAGTTGCGCGAGATAATCAATAGCATGAACATAGACATTGTGGTGTGGGTTTTGGATATCACCGATTTTGAAGGAAGTTATGATTCGATGATTTCAGCCATTTTGAGAGATGTCAGAAAAATCTTTGTTGTGAACAAGATAGATCTGCTCCCAAGAGCTGTTACAGTGAAGGAGATAGAAGGTTGGGTGAGAAAAAATCTCAATGAAGAATCTTTTGAGATAATCCTCACCAGTGCCACGAAAAACTACGGTTTGAAAAAGCTCTTCGAATCGATCAGTAAATTTCAGCGAGTACTTTTCATTGGTGTAACTAACGTTGGAAAATCCTCGCTTTTCAAAAAGATTACTGGAGCAGATGTTAGCATCACACCCTTTCCTGGAACGACACTTGGTCTCATACATGCGAAGATCTTTAAAACGAATCTGTACGATTCTCCCGGCATAACAACCGGCCGTAGGGTGATAGATCTACTCAAACCAGACAGTCAGAAAAAACTTGTTCCTGTGAAACATTTGAGTAGATACACATTTAAACCTGAAAAAGACAGAGTCATTTTCCTTGGAGGATTGTGCAGGCTTGATGTAAACTTCGAATCAGAAATGCGTCCTATTTTCCAGGTTTTTGCGAGCGAGTCAGTGAAGTTTCACGAAACTAGCGAGACGAAAGCGGACGAATTGTGGCGAAAACTTTATGGAAAACTTCTCACACCACCATTTGATCCGGAAGAATTATCCATGGAGAGTTTAAATTTTCAGGAAAAAACTTTCGAATTGAACGTTGCTGAAGAGCTCTCTATAGCAGGCTTAGGTTGGTTGAGTGTCCGCCGCGGGCCACTTGAAATCTGCTTGAAAACCATCGATGGTATATATGTGAGAAAGAGAGAAGCATTGATAAATCCTCTGAGAAAGGAGAGATGA